In the Pararge aegeria chromosome 16, ilParAegt1.1, whole genome shotgun sequence genome, caccgggtaAGACTGCAGAGTTgtggtttcaaaaaaaaattgtttttcgaGTCGTTATATGACAACAATCTTTAATTGTTTGTGAGCTTTCAAAGGTGCAGAACTAATCTCTAAAGGAGCTATGCTATATTTCCAATTCCCGAACCCCCTTTCCATATGattccaatattttttattacataaaaaaagtgCCGCGAATGTGCGGTATTTCTGACTCGGAAATATCGATCGAATGATGATATCATTTCCCGATACAAACTAGGTATCTAACCTACTTGATATTCGAAACACATTTTGAAGTCAATTTCCTAGAATTGGAAATAAATCTACATTCTCGTTTATACTTATTGCGGCCCTACCATCGACATGATGTTCGGTCCTTTAACGTACCATCCAGTTCCTCGTGACCTCTTGACTTTATAAGccttgtgtaataataataataataataataaactttattcagcttccacacataagtaaactaatgaaaactaattacattaaaattaataatacactattttacaaactaaatgccttatcgaaaggtgcttcagctgaaaaggctgctacctcatcatgctgctgcagtatttgacaactgCTGCGCTGATTTTCTGGTATAGCCTTGATTGGCGTCACGGATTTGctgggaaaagtttaaaaagaagcgaagtgaacttgacaaggagagggagtatacggaaaaataaagtaaaataatatatataaaattatcaaacgatacaatagaaccaccaccacataaaaagaaatatatatatatatacatataaacctacctctcttcttgagctgtttttagcgcctttggttgcctggaagagatcgctatgtagcgataaggccgccaaattgtataccttttgttaaatttttactgttaatttgttatgtttatgtggtgtacaataaaagtgtattcattcattaattcattcattcataaacagATGTTACGCGTAAGCCCGACAACAAGCAATTAGTCAACAGTTTTTGTATACTTTTCCAAAAATGAGCGCACGTAAATACTAACTCGGCGGGCATttcgacttgttgacaatcccaaattgaaCTCCACCATGCAGTCTCTGATCAGTCCCCTTTGTGTTGGAGAGTGCTCTGATAAGTTGTTTGAATTGATAATGATTTTGCAGATATTCATGGGCGGTGGTAATCAATCACTTCACATCAGGTGACcaactttataatttatgtatattgttcataaaaataatcatcagtgatcttagtacccataacacaagctacacttactttggggctagatggtgatgtgtatattgaggattaaaaaaaagatctgtGAAATCTATTCTGAGATAGAACATTCTTCGATATAATCTTATATTACAGAAATTGCCTACAATCGTTATGCAAGGCTTAACAGTTAATCGTGATGAAGTTTTGGATTCCGGAGGAATTCTTCTTAGTCCGGAAAATAAACAATTCTcttgggattaaaaaaaagccaAAACAAACGTGTAAAAGTAACGGGTAACAGCTCGAATGAGTCCTACCTCCTATAGTTGCTCCTTCTTCTGAGAggcctactaatattataaatacgaggTGTGTTACTCTTGTGTTTGTTgttgaaccaatttgactgaaatatAGACATAAGATAGACCAGTATTTACGAAAAAAGAATGACACGCGGGCAAACCTGCGGGCaacagttattataaaataaaacttctcgACTTTGTCGATacctatttttgtttatttaattaattaatattacttaacCTAATATCCTATAATAAACCTTCCATTTCTTTCATAAACTGCATATAAGCGTCGTCTTTGCTAGGCGCCATTTTTGGTTGTTCCGTCGGTCTTTGCAATGCCGATCTCATATCTGGCTTAGCCTTCTTGTCTTCTCGCTTCACCCTTAAAGCGGATGGCACGAACCGGGTCACGTCGGCTGACAGATTTCTGATCTGGGGCTTCGCGCTTATCGTTGCGCCTGTGAACAAGTATTGAGCAAATAAGTTCCATGAGcttttgctcgctcgcaatctaaaagtcgttttcgcatatcattgccaaagtaaaatggacctaatgccaCTCTTTTTATGattctgatttttgtttcacaaacgttctgtcaaaagccagcgtatatttattttacttaatcaATCGTTCCTAACCGTATTCAGTCACAGCGACTGTTTCGGATTCCGGCTGAGAGCGTCGCTGGTGAGCTCTTAAATGACTCGCATAACCTGATTTTGTGCTAAACGTGCGGCTGCATTCGCTACACGTCAACACACCGGCAATATAGTTATATGATACGGCCGCTGGTGGTCGGGCCTTTAGCTCATCGAGTTTAGCAACAAGCTCCTTGACGACTTAAGGAGCTTGATGCTtttaaagtgtaataataataaagaattgtaggcagaTTTCAGCTTTAATGCAATGCTAATAAGATCCAATTTACTCCGGTGTTCAAAtctttccatactcgaaaaagactcttcgattgcgagggAGCAAACCTTGTACTAAGGATACATTAGACCTCGAGagcacaaaataaatttatatcataaatagTCTAAAACAGTCCACTAttggactaaatgcctctgcCAACGCGAGGGTTTTACTAcaatcaccaagctgggcaaAAAACGCTGACATAAAAATgtcgaaaatatttatttcttgcttgcAAATggttgtttaacaaagtcggtttttttgacaaaaaaattctTTCCACTCTTTTTAGTGCAATTATCTGAGTTATAATAGCACAAagtcaatataatttataaaaatattccgaAGTTAAAGGTTGAGGAGTTCTcacggcacttcaccatcagctcctttattgggACATATACCCAAACCACATACCAAAATTGAATCGCAACtcatataatacttattattgtgtagtttctGGGGCCATAGAAGATTAGACACCAAAtcttgaccaaatggtgctttaCGAAACTAAATGTTGAAGTTTCttcaaaaaatactcaaatcgctatatttatgcctataatatttgaagagttcccccGACTTCTCTAAGATTACTCCATGGAAAGTATACCTTTTTAAACACATGTATAATGTGCTTGTAATAAATGACAAAGTTCTGtgataacaaacataaaaaataaccgAATTGCAaacctcctttttttttaagtcgattgAAAACTAGTTACAAGTTACCTTGAGCGGCATCCTTCTTTGATATAAGCTGTGGTGCGGCGGAGAGGACGGAGACGTGTGGCGGTGGCGGTGGTACCATTGGCCGGAGCAGGCGAGGCGGCGCCCCTGGTGGCGGGCCTGGGGGACGCAGCCCCCCTCGTGTTGGCAGGCCTGGCGGGGGCCCCGGCGGCGCTCCAGTTGGCATGACGGGCACGCCTGGGTGACCTGACCctgtgtataattttttcatgtactgtttttatttccttaataataagttttaactcttagataaataataatgtagcGCGCTAGGGTTCGTTGATTTGGCATAAGAACACTTGATGACGCTTATAAGACTTTCATCCTATCCTCAGTACAAAGTTCCACAACAAACTTCCAATTGCGGGTCAATCGTTGTCCAGAATGGTAGCCGAGGTCAATTTTAAACGattttaaagcaattttttaagcaaaacttatgaataaaatgaatttgaacataataatagattgaaaatgtttattttttgatttattgtaaaaaaaaatccttaacagcatcatatttatttgattgaataaaaaaaaattattggtcAACATTTATCTTCTGATAAGTATCGGAAGTCTAATAAAGAAGTCTAATTTATGTTTGACGAAAAATTTGATCCTTATTTTGACACTGAAACCAACAGttttggtgttatttataaaatttgatgaaatttttgaaaaattaaactttgatcTTGGATAACTTTTGAACGCGTggacaaatcaaaaaaaataatcggACCTTTTTGTAGAGTGTTCAATTCTCTATAAAGATTGAAACAGCGATTTATAAGTCAATCGTCGTTTGAacggtacaaaaaaaaaatcccatgtTATTCTTATGGGAATTAAAAAATGCGATGAGGACaatctaaattatatttaagggCTCATCTTTTCACAGAATTCTACGCCCAAAAGAAACTTTTGAGCCTCtttggaaaaaaattttttttgatcagtttagtatatatatataatatactttatagtagtggcgtgcatagagggtatgcacaaggtatgcagatgaaaatCAGAAAACAATTTAGAAAATCTCCAACAATGTGTTTGTCACTCCGTATTTTTGGCAACTTTGTAGTTTGACCATGACAGCCATTcctctaaaatattattagatccAGTTGTAAAACGTTCTTTATTTCATGAATACTGACTTTAGcaccccatttttttttaaattaaattataactctAAGTGTCTTCGAATATAACTAttcgaataaatttattttgagttaGTGATCGGTTACCTGGCATTCCAAGGGGTAATCCGGGATGTTGTCCGGGCGGTGGTCCGGGAGGTCCTCCATGAGGAATGCCAGGGGGTAAACCCGGTGGGGCTCCCGGGGGTACACCTTGTGGGGCTCCGGGCGGTCTCAGCATAGGCGGCCGAAGACCTATTCAAAAAAGGtgtttttaaacaatttctTAAAACTAGTACTTACCACTAGATATAGAGAAAAGATTAGTTCGTTTATGGATTATGACGAGGGGAAGTTGGCTctaattgataataaaatttgaaactACTGAAATGAGTTCAAAATATCTTTCACTGTAAGAAAGCATTTTTTTGCACTAGTAACGTAgattatacttacatacattacaaAGTTAAACGGTTATATCCCAcacagagttatgtgcgtttttaatttatgcaataaaatatcactttcattAAAGGtggagaaaaacatcgtgaggaaacggtACGCCTGAGAATTGTCTTCATTTCTCAAAGGCTttagtttaccaatccgcaatcCATCGTGTCGGACTATGGCCTATTTACCGCGcactgtaatgggttgataatgataataatgatgatgatgatgatgatgatgatgccgacgacgacgacgacgacgacgacgaagattatgatgatgatgatgatgataaaatgatgaaaacaTATACCCACATCTGCCACAATAATGCATTTAAGACCaggtttcaaaattaaaaaacggtTTTCAATCGCCATTTTAAAAGTCATTGTGGATCAGGCCTTGCTCACTTCCGGTTGGGCCCACTCAGgttaaacacaaaaatacatcGGTATCGTGGTGGATGATGTGGCGCGCGTACGTTCAGTGTCGCTGATCCATGCGCTGCTAGGAGCTCAGGCTGTAAGCATCAATATATCCTGACCTGGTGGCAGCAGCGGTGGCGGTATCTGCCGGACCTCGGCGCCCGGCGGCTCCAGCGTGAAGTCGTGGTGGTTGTGGTGATGGGTCGCGTGTGGCTCATTGTCACTGTCCGAGTCGCTGTCCCGTCCGCCGTGCCCCGTGCGCTTCAGGGCACTCAATCTACGCAGatagaatttttattaacttttgattaatttatttttttacgtttttttaatactgcgggggaacaactttgtcatatattaaattaactagCTGTCTCGGCGGACTTCGCACcacggatcattttttttttatgttactatcctattccggtctaagaggaatccaagaaatcaaatatcataaaatttgtCAAGCTGTTCTAGAGTAacttataaatggtgtaactaacacaacttacttttatatatatagatataaaaaattaagcttaatttgctatactccgcgaaaagcaggagaatctgtatggtctaatttataatttcttcaatccttataatcgTACACGTTTCCAATGCTtaaataaagtcaacatctcctgaggatgctcccgtgcgtagagggtacattgacgaagatctgtttcgtgtggagtataaggattgaagaaattataaattacaccatattcTCCTAGTTTTCGCGGAAGAtcgcaaataaagcttaatttcacacactcacacacacacgtacgcaaaaactacatcaatctatgactgactgactgactgaacaAATATATTGCCTTAATCTTTGTGAACCTATATTTGTGGAAAACTGTTGATAACTCACCTTGCAGTCAAATCAGCCGCTCTATCCCTTTCCCTCTTCCTGTGTACCTCTTCCATCTCTTTCATAAAGTCGTCTATATTCTGTCCAGATAGCGCCAACATTCTTTGCTGCAGTGACGTGGGTTTTGGGGCCTGCTGGGCAGCCAATGGTGATTCCAACTCGTGGTCTTCATCCATGGCTTCTCCATCCAGATCTTCAGCTTCTATGGCTTCCGGAGCTGGTTGGTGTACCGGTTGCTGAGGTGGTAATTGGTTTGGTCTCTGGTTTATGAAATTAGAAGaaatttacgttttttttaaactgacttATAAATCTCATGTATATGAATTTTCACCGATTTCTACCGATTTCAATAGAAAAAGTTATGACTAAACGGTTAAAGGTAAAGTCATTTTTAACTCTGTTGTAAATGGATTTTTGAATAATCTTAGAATGACAAATTTTCACCAGTATCAAAGTTTGTCTGACTAAGTCAGTAATAAAGTTACAATCCATTACTAATAAAAGTTGTATTGCAGTGGTATAGTtacaaaaagtttgttttttcctttctaaggttaaataacaaaaaggaAACAATATTTCCCAATAAGTACAATGTTATTAGTAATAATGTGTCGATGATAGCCTTAATATACGatacatatatactacgacaatacagacatcgccatcgagcctcaaagtaagcgtagcttgtattatgggtactaagataactgatgaatatttttttaatgaaaattgaaaaatatacataaatacatataatatacagataaacacccagatacagaaaaaaaattcatgttcatcacacaaacattttccggctgtgggaatcgaacccacgtcccaAGGCCTtgggactcggaaagcagggtgggcagccactgcgccaaccggctgtcgaaGCTggctagtggttaggactttggccttcctttcggggggacctAGTTCTATACCCAGTTCGCAGCTCGGAGTTAAATGCACTTTAAGCAATTCCTTGGCAGACTATACAAAATATTCGTATctcgaaaataaaaatttagtgaAGATATTTGAAGATTTTTCAAATGGAAAATgattatgtgatgaacatgattgtttttcagtgtcagggtgtttatctgtattttataatgtgtattatattcataaaaatattcaacagctatcttagtacccataacacaagctaccattattttggggctagatggcgacgtgtgtattgtcgtagtatatttatttattatttattttattatttttagtgtcAAAGTAAACATACACTTTCCCCAGGCGGTCCTTCGTCGGGCAGGTCTGAGAAGCGcaatgttttcttttctttatgtAGTTTGTCTAAAGCATTCGCAGTTTCCTGTATTAGGGCTTCATAGTCTGGCGGCGGGCCAGGGGGCACGCCGGGTGGTTCTATGCCTGATGGTCTTtcctaggaaaaaaaaaagtaaatttaaagtaGGAAAAGTTTTATGGAAGTTAAAGCAAAAGAGTGATACTTTTGTATCACAGGGAAAGAGGAAGGCAGCCACGAAGATTTGAAGTTGTCATCCTAGACTTGTCGAGTCCAGTATCAACAGATAGATTCCAATGGCGTCATCTGGAGGAGGCTTTTGCCAAAAGGCACACAGAAAAGAGATACATTTTAAGACctgttttctgtaaaaaaaacctattttattttagtttggtttttggAAGCAAATGAAAAATATCGCAATGTGTTTAAAGTATTTcagtttagcccttgactgcaatcactcTTGCTAGTGTATAATGATGTAAATAAGAAATACATATATGCCAAAATTATAGTTGATTTGTTGATTAGTTACAGCGTgaaataaggacaaacaaacaaacacacttaccaTATAAAATAAGTTAGGATTTCAAATTTGAGCAGCCTGAATCTATTCTGGATAATCCTTACAGCTTTAGGTAATATATTGTGTGTCAAAATCTTACCATACTTGtacatataaatgtttattccTTCACTTTTGATCTTGTCAATAGTATGAGTACTTATGATTGATTACAAATAAGAATTCATTAAGAACAGTGATTTTTTCTAATATAGCATAAAAGTTAAGGAAATACATAAGGTTTTGTGtaattaattaggtatataatttaaatcttacTTTATAAACTGAGTCCTTCTTCAAAATAGGTCTGACTGATAAATTTGGATGTACAGTGTCTAGAGGCAGTGGAATTTGAGATGGTACATTGCCGTATATGATATTTTCAGGAACCTGTAAGaaacatatttacaaaattaaaatatcatacaaTTACAAGATTATtgatgagttaaaaaaaacttagctgaCATGCCAGTATTTGAGTCCTGCAACTTATaggataatatatattttttgtttaattacaaGCTAATATTGGACATAAAACATGTTATGTTAGCTTATTTATAAGGTATAGGAATATACTTATTAAAGACCAGTAATTCTGTATGACTTTCCATTTAACCAGCGCACGCAGATTACATGGTTTTTCTTCTGACTtggtaaacaaatattatattatttaaaacttaaatcttgttattactgaaataaaatgtctgttattttttgataaaatacctTTCTAGTGGTGAAAGAAATTTTTTACTCAGTTCATTACTTTCAAAGTTTTTGGATTACAAATAGTGGTAGAGGTAACTTGTTTTACTATAAGTATCAAGGTACagataatgatttaaaaaaaaggtaataatagtacataaataaatatcttacttGTAAAGTAGGCAATGGGATGTCATCAACTTGTACAGACTGAGCATGTTTGACAGACTCATAGTATGATATCAGGTGGGCTCTCCGCTTTTCATACTCCATCTCTTGGCGTTTCAATTCTACCCACTTTTCTGAGTCATCCTTGTCCTGAAATAATAAAaggattattaataaatttccttttaatatttgtatttcgtatggAAAAGAAGGACAGGAAattcataaacattttatataaatacaaataactgAACAGGTAGGATCCCAATCGAAGAATATGCCTTTGACAGTTGCATTATTGCTTTGGCCACAAgcatattacaatttttttaggtCCAACATCTTTTGTTCCTTTATGAGTTACATTGCTTTTTGTTCTTCTGATATATTTGAAAAAcacagtattttataattacaatattttgtGTTCTAGTTACAGTATTGTGTGTATTAATATAATGGAAGTGAAAATTTACCCCAAATTAAACTACCCATTCCAATTACTGGTGATAATCTAGAGTTGATGGTTTAACAAGCttacatataattttaagtacttCCTTTCTatgaagctttttttatttttttgattaatttatgcTGTACAAATACTAAATGTAAATTGACTTCATATAAATGCAAACTGTGAcataaaacaaaagattttatacttacatacatcTTCAAAACCCTATCAAAAGTCTCtctcaatttttttcttttctcctTCAAAACTTTTTCATTGAGTGGTGATGGTTGCAATACATTATACTCTAAAatagaactaaaaaaattaataatatgcggaatgaatactacttttttttttcaaggttTGCTAATTAAATGGGtttagaatatataatatgttaactcTTCATAGAAGACCTCACTAgtgattttttaaacttacaacTCATAATTGCATCCTGGACCACTGCAGAGATGTCTAAATTGGGTCATTCCTGAATCCACAATTGCAAATACAGTTTGATAGTACTtatgtttttgttataattttatttattttttgtcaaaagGAATTTGtcacacatatatataaaaactatgcttacttatcaaaaaaataagCCTACTTATAAgacttaaaataatacattacacGTGTGGCTAACTGTGAAATTACCCATTTCATCAATTTTCTGAAGTTCTTCTAGTATTTGAGTAGGATCTTTCATTTTAAGCACCGCTGCCCTCACCATCTGCCTTtgccttttatttttctttaattctttCTTACGAGCCTCCTTACctgaaatatgtaatttttttatttttttttattttatcacctaATGGTACATTAGTGATGTCTTAGATAACAGCATATCCACCAGGAACTGCTAGAGAAATTTATTAAACTGACTGAAGAAAAGAACGAGAGACCTCCCACATATAGTATGTACCCGGAATGAAGAGAACAgactttaacaatattaatctAAATCTAAGCTCTGTTAGATAAATTTACCACTATGCTGGCTTAAATAACAttcaatgatataaaaaaatctgattaTTGAGATGTACAATAACTGTAACATTACAGAGAGAATTCCCCAGCAAACATCTCTTCAATaaagactaaaaaaaatcaagggGCAAACTCGCTTATGTTTGCACAGTATCACTCTGTGGAAATGATGGCTGAAGAACAGGTCaaactttttgttttctttgtttggCAATGTAACTATATTATCAATCTAAAAATGTCTGATATCTAGATggaattgtttaatttttattagtatatccAGGGTTAGAAGATCAAACTTCTCAATTACACATCACTTATATTTAGTGAAATGGCTTAGTTTACTGTGTATTTCAAACTTTAGCAATTAGATATGAGCATGTACATGAAAGTAGATAGATTTCTTATTTCATTAGATGGCATCTCATCATGGCATTATAGTAGTAGTAACAACTACAgtttaggttatgatacttcgCACATACATTCATCTAGTGTACCTATCTTGTTAAATGTGTTAAGATTTGACTAATTAAGAGAAACAGAGTAATATCGACTAAATATGAAAGCTACTTACGTGCTTGGTCCGTAGGGTTCATGTATTTACCACTCTTGGTGGTATTTATGGAACGCCGACCCATCTTGATGGATACTTTTCTAATTCAGGTTAAAccgaaagtaaaaataacaaaactcaTATGTTATTTACAGTCAATTTCATTTATTGCTGAAGAAAAAACCAAATTTCCAAATATAAAGCCGCAAGCTTTCCTTCTTGAAATGAAATGTCAAGCTGACAAATGACAACTACAAGTACACTTGACACTTGACAGTTCTCTAATAATTATTGACACTACAAAAAAAGATAAGAATTTCAACAGATTAAAAAAGCTAATAATCTATCTATACTATAcaacataaacaataaacagtTAGTAATATTGCGTGAGAATTTAGAACTTGATTGTTAAAAGTAACTAATAGCCTGCTTACTGCAATTATGTTAGTTAAATTTTAGTTTGAAATTTAACGTGCTAATACCCATTATAGGATAATCGTTATATATAATGCCTACTACAAAATATAATCACTATAAAATAATGTCCTTGATTACAAAtaagattaattaattcataactCCACTAAATtagtcttttaaaattttattcgaCTCTTATACTAGTATAGTGTATAATGAACTTCACATGAAAAAAAACTTCACATGTCTACTAATATTTCTGGCCACCGATGTGATATGCCAACTCTCATGGAAAACAACACACttattcaaaaattaagtttgtcgttctttattttatttatttgttgaaactttattttaacaCCACTAAGCAGCTAAGAAATTAAAggaagaatagagagaaacacaaagattggagtagaatataaaacttatagcttagaagcgatctctgccaggcaaccttaggatttggacaacaagagcgagaaaaATATATGGTATAAATTGATGATAGTGTAAATAGATggtgtttattaattatttaaagaaaatagtCAGCAGCGAGCTAAAAACCTTTCTTTAaccaataattttatgaattattttccATGTAATAAAATAGGCctttaaaaatcaataattgcTTATACTATTCTAAAACATGCAATTGTTGTTAAAGTAATGATTGATTTATCTTAATCCTAGAGATGGCACATGGAGTGAAACGTCTATGGTGgaacttttcttttttgattaaatttatacTATCTAAGTACCACACCTAAGTTTCACGCAGTTATTTCTGTATAGGCATAAAATGTATTGATAAGATTTTATTAACTAAGTGCATTGAATTAATATGTTACCATTGCCTGAGTGTATGTTGAACAAATGGTTCCCAACATATACTACGTACGGGAACCATTACTTAGCCGCATTTTCTCACAGCTTCGTGAGAGAATCTCAAATGACAGATAATAAAATGTCTTATTGTTTCATCATTTCGTGAATGAATGGCTTTCGTGGCCTTGATAACAATATTTGTATAGTAACATAGacactattttaaataattattattctgcgGAAGATTGCTTTAACAATGAAACGTGACACGTcttcattttaaaacaaaatcataccagttttcttatatatattactcaCAATGAAATTATTCAAGGGTTCGCATTAGTTAGTATAGGACCCTTTTCGCCTTCtcgttgatgttggaaaagtacAACAGCTGAGTTCATTGCGAACTTCTCTTTTGTTGAGACGTGCGTCGTCTGCCTTCCGACCGCAGGCAAAGGCGCATGAGGCCTACATCTTAGGTTTCTAGACACAGGACACGTTGTAGGACGGTGGACCTTGCATGGCATGCAAAgatttgctctgtttatagacgatgaaTTTCCACttaacttgacggccgattggcgcagtgggcagcgaccctgctttctgagtccaaggccgtgggttcgattcccacaactggaaaatgtttgtgtgatgaacatgattgtttttcagtgtctgggtatttatctgtatattataattatttatatgtattatattcataaagatattcaacagctatcttagtacccataacacaagctacgcttactttggggctagatggtgatgtgtgtattgtcgtagtatatttatttatttatttacttaacatcTGTTAGGAGAATTGTATAAAAATCTTGAAATAGGTacctaaatgaattttaaatttaatccgAAACCATCATACATAACAGAATGGTATTTTTCTGgagaaaataaataggtaccttGCCGCTtaatatacgtaaaataaaccTGATAGAGTTCATCTCTACATATACCTTTAGGTTATTTTGTTAACCTATAAGTGCAGTTTACCTTCTGGGAGCTATTTGCatattatacctaaataaacttttctaaataattcaaattaaatgaaatttaattttaattgctataACCCTCACAGCAAACTAAagtgtagtgaaataaaaaaaaatgccctgCAATCCAATATTGGTCATATAAAAGTAACTAAACCCGCTTAAAGA is a window encoding:
- the LOC120630694 gene encoding WW domain-binding protein 11 isoform X1, with protein sequence MGRRSINTTKSGKYMNPTDQARKEARKKELKKNKRQRQMVRAAVLKMKDPTQILEELQKIDEMEYNVLQPSPLNEKVLKEKRKKLRETFDRVLKMYDKDDSEKWVELKRQEMEYEKRRAHLISYYESVKHAQSVQVDDIPLPTLQVPENIIYGNVPSQIPLPLDTVHPNLSVRPILKKDSVYKERPSGIEPPGVPPGPPPDYEALIQETANALDKLHKEKKTLRFSDLPDEGPPGESRPNQLPPQQPVHQPAPEAIEAEDLDGEAMDEDHELESPLAAQQAPKPTSLQQRMLALSGQNIDDFMKEMEEVHRKRERDRAADLTARLSALKRTGHGGRDSDSDSDNEPHATHHHNHHDFTLEPPGAEVRQIPPPLLPPGLRPPMLRPPGAPQGVPPGAPPGLPPGIPHGGPPGPPPGQHPGLPLGMPGSGHPGVPVMPTGAPPGPPPGLPTRGGLRPPGPPPGAPPRLLRPMVPPPPPHVSVLSAAPQLISKKDAAQGATISAKPQIRNLSADVTRFVPSALRVKREDKKAKPDMRSALQRPTEQPKMAPSKDDAYMQFMKEMEGLL
- the LOC120630694 gene encoding WW domain-binding protein 11 isoform X2; this translates as MGRRSINTTKSGKYMNPTDQARKEARKKELKKNKRQRQMVRAAVLKMKDPTQILEELQKIDEMEYNVLQPSPLNEKVLKEKRKKLRETFDRVLKMYDKDDSEKWVELKRQEMEYEKRRAHLISYYESVKHAQSVQVDDIPLPTLQVPENIIYGNVPSQIPLPLDTVHPNLSVRPILKKDSVYKERPSGIEPPGVPPGPPPDYEALIQETANALDKLHKEKKTLRFSDLPDEGPPGESQPVHQPAPEAIEAEDLDGEAMDEDHELESPLAAQQAPKPTSLQQRMLALSGQNIDDFMKEMEEVHRKRERDRAADLTARLSALKRTGHGGRDSDSDSDNEPHATHHHNHHDFTLEPPGAEVRQIPPPLLPPGLRPPMLRPPGAPQGVPPGAPPGLPPGIPHGGPPGPPPGQHPGLPLGMPGSGHPGVPVMPTGAPPGPPPGLPTRGGLRPPGPPPGAPPRLLRPMVPPPPPHVSVLSAAPQLISKKDAAQGATISAKPQIRNLSADVTRFVPSALRVKREDKKAKPDMRSALQRPTEQPKMAPSKDDAYMQFMKEMEGLL